From the genome of Candidatus Dormiibacterota bacterium:
CGTCATCGTGCCGGCGAAGCCGTCGGATCGCGAGCGGCTGAGGCCGCTTCTCGAGGAGCGATGGGCGCCGGAGAGGCTGGCGATCGGCCGGCGCGCCGCCTACCTCTGGTGCGCGCGAGGCGTCGCGGACAGCCGCCTCTGGTCGGCGGTCGACCGCGCGCTCGGTCGTTCGGGCACCGCCCGGAATATTTCCACGATGACGAAGCTCATGGCCCTTGTGGAAGGGGAGTGATCACGCATCGTTGAGCAGCCGCCGCGACGTCCCGTGTCCCCGGCCGGCCCCCGCGGCCTCACCGGTCGGACTCCCCCCGCGCGCCCCGCCCGAGATTTCTCGTGGGTTTGGGGAGCATCGCAGGATAATAAGCGTGACACTTATCAGTAAGTAATGTAGATGTTATCCGTCATGCGTGAGCGCCAGCAGCACACGAGAGTACGCGGTGTCTTCCGTCGCGCCGGAGGCGTCCTCCGCACGACGGAGGCCCTCCGCGCCGGCGTCCATCCTCGCGATCTGTATGCCCTTCGCGACGCCGGTGTCCTCGAACGCGTCAGCCGCGGGATCCACCGCCTGGCCGATCTGCCGCCGCTCGCCGACCCGGATCTCTTCACGGTCACCGCGCGCATCCCGAAGGCCGTGATCGCCCTCGTATCGGCGCTGCATTATCAGGGGCTCACGACCGAAATCCCCCACGAAGTGAGCATCGCCCTTCCGCAGGGGACCTCGCGCCCGCGTCTCGACTGGCCGCCGCTACGCGTCTACTGGTTCTCCGGCGCGATGTTCACTTCGGGCATCGAGAGCCACGGCCGGGACGGCATTCGTCTGCGGGTCTATGAGCCGGCGAAGACGGTGGCCGACTGTTTCCGGTTCCGCAACCGCCTCGGCATCGATGTCGCGCTCGAGGCGCTGCGCACCGGCCTCGCCACGCGGAAGCTGACGCCGGCCGCGGTCCTGCGCGCGGCGCGGCTCTGCCGCGTGGAGCGCATCGTCCTGCCCTACCTGGAGGCGATGCAATGAGCCCGGCGGTCCCGAGGGGTCTCGTCCACTCGATTCGAGTGTTGGGCTGGTATTCAGCACGAAGCCGACGCTGATGCCGCGCCGCCGCGCGCGTTGTGATATTCTTCGAATGGATTCCGCAGCCCGGAGGCCACTTCTTGAAGGCTCGCGTCTTCGTCACCCTCAAGCGGGGCGTGCTCGATCCCCAGGGCAAGACGGTCTGCGCGTCGCTGCACCAGCTGGGATACCGGGAAGTCACCGACGTGCGGGTCGGCAAGTACATGGACGTCACGCTCGGAGGGCTGCCGCGCCGGGAGGCGGAGCAGCGCCTCAAACTGATGTGCGAAAAGCTCCTTGCGAACACCGTGATCGAGGACTATCGCTTCGAAATCTATGAGGAGTGAGGGGACCGGGTGAAGTTCGGCATCGTCGTCTTCCCGGGCTCCAATTGCGACCACGATGTGTACCACGTGGCCAAGCACGTCCTCGGCCACGAGGCGGCCTTCCTGTGGCACAAGGACACCACCTTCGCTGGCGTGGACTGCGTCGTGCTGCCGGGCGGGTTCGCCCACGGCGATTATCTCAGGACCGGTGCCATCGCGCGGTTCTCGCCGATCATGAAGGCGGTGGAGGCGTTCGCCGGGCGCGGCGGGCTCGTGTTCGGCATCTGCAACGGTTTCCAGGTGCTGACCGAGGCCGGTCTCCTGCCGGGGGCGCTGATGCGCAACGCCGGCCTGAAATACATCTGCCGGGACGTGCATCTGCGGGTCGAGCGCCAGGACACCGCCTACACCTCGCGCATCAAGCAGGGGACGATCCTCAGGATCCCGGTGGGCCACGGCGAGGGGTGCTACTTCGCGCCGGAGGAGGTCCTGAAGGAGCTGGAGGAGAAGCGGCAGGTGGTGTTCCGCTACTGCGACGAGGGCGGGCAGGTGACGGCGGGCTCCAACCCGAACGGGTCCCTGCGCGCCATCGCGGGGATCTGCAATGCCAGGGGGAACGTGCTCGGGATGATGCCCCATCCCGATCGCTGCGCCGAGGACGTCCTGGGGAACGCCCAGGGACGGCGCATCTTCGATTCGATCGTCTACGCCTGGGAGCTGGCGCGCCGCAACCGGATCTAGGGCCGCGGCGGCCGGGCCAGGAGGGAGACATGGTGCTGAAGGCTCTGAAGAAGCTGATCCAGGGCGGACCGCGCGTCGACTACTCGAACGTGGGCCGGAACGATCCGTGTCCCTGCAAGAGCGGCGAGAAGTTCAAGAACTGCTGCATCGACAAGGCCGAGAAGAAGGCGCGGGCGGACCGCGACGCCAAGCTGTTCGGCTCGAACAAGGGGTGAGATGGAGCCTCAAGTCACACGCGAGCTGGCCCTGCAGCACGGCATGACCGCCGAGGAATACGACCTGGCGGTCAAGGCCCTCGGCCGGCCGCCGACCTACACGGAGCTCGGGATCGTCTCCGTGATGTGGTCCGAGCATTGCTCCTACAAGAGCAGCCGCGTCCATCTGAAGCGGCTCCCGACCGAGGGGCCGCGTCTGGTGCAGGGGCCCGGCGAGAACGCCGGGATCGTCGAGATCGGTGAGGGGATCGCCGCGGTCTTCAAGATGGAGAGCCACAACCATCCCTCCTACGTCGAGCCGTTCCAGGGGGCGGCGACCGGGGTCGGCGGCATTCTGCGCGACATCTTCACGATGGGGGCGCGTCCCATCGCCTCGCTGAACTCGCTGCGGTTCGGATCGCTCGCGGAGCCGCGCATGCGGTACCTCGTCGGGGGCGTCGTCTCCGGCATCGCCTCGTACGGCAACAGCATCGGCGTGCCGACCGTCGGCGGGGAGATCTACTTCCATCCCTCCTACAACGGCAACATCCTGGTCAACGTCTTCAGCCTCGGGATCGCGCGGCTCGACAAGATCCACAAGGGGACCGCCTCGGGGCCCGGAAACCCGGTGATCTACGTCGGGTCGAAGACGGGGCGCGACGGTATCCACGGCGCGTCGCTCCTGGCGTCGTCGGAATTCGACGCCACCTCGGAG
Proteins encoded in this window:
- a CDS encoding type IV toxin-antitoxin system AbiEi family antitoxin domain-containing protein, whose product is MRERQQHTRVRGVFRRAGGVLRTTEALRAGVHPRDLYALRDAGVLERVSRGIHRLADLPPLADPDLFTVTARIPKAVIALVSALHYQGLTTEIPHEVSIALPQGTSRPRLDWPPLRVYWFSGAMFTSGIESHGRDGIRLRVYEPAKTVADCFRFRNRLGIDVALEALRTGLATRKLTPAAVLRAARLCRVERIVLPYLEAMQ
- the purS gene encoding phosphoribosylformylglycinamidine synthase subunit PurS, whose amino-acid sequence is MKARVFVTLKRGVLDPQGKTVCASLHQLGYREVTDVRVGKYMDVTLGGLPRREAEQRLKLMCEKLLANTVIEDYRFEIYEE
- the purQ gene encoding phosphoribosylformylglycinamidine synthase subunit PurQ; the protein is MKFGIVVFPGSNCDHDVYHVAKHVLGHEAAFLWHKDTTFAGVDCVVLPGGFAHGDYLRTGAIARFSPIMKAVEAFAGRGGLVFGICNGFQVLTEAGLLPGALMRNAGLKYICRDVHLRVERQDTAYTSRIKQGTILRIPVGHGEGCYFAPEEVLKELEEKRQVVFRYCDEGGQVTAGSNPNGSLRAIAGICNARGNVLGMMPHPDRCAEDVLGNAQGRRIFDSIVYAWELARRNRI
- a CDS encoding SEC-C metal-binding domain-containing protein, which codes for MVLKALKKLIQGGPRVDYSNVGRNDPCPCKSGEKFKNCCIDKAEKKARADRDAKLFGSNKG